Proteins encoded within one genomic window of Lates calcarifer isolate ASB-BC8 unplaced genomic scaffold, TLL_Latcal_v3 scaffold_29_63, whole genome shotgun sequence:
- the LOC108901575 gene encoding LOW QUALITY PROTEIN: major histocompatibility complex class I-related gene protein (The sequence of the model RefSeq protein was modified relative to this genomic sequence to represent the inferred CDS: inserted 2 bases in 1 codon) yields the protein MELVSFLLVFFPVTHSVKHSLAYFFTESSGLQTFPEFVVVSKMDGVHVGYCDSSNKRLRQVWVNKLLNDDSEDFSWYSQDCAVYQQVFKGETDSLKQRVNQTGGHHIFQWILGCEWDEETGEVSGYRQHSCDGEDYIEFDLKTETWIILTPQAVVTKTEWDRNQAGHGLWKHFLTSVCPEWLKKFVNYGRSSLLRTDRPSVSLLQKTPSSPVSCHATGFYPDRAMMFWRKDGEELDEDVDRGEILPNHDGTFQMRADLNISSVSPEDWRRYDCVFQLSGVKEDIITKLDKAEIRTNRVPPSEFPAAAVIGVVVGLLLLLLCISGLXIWRRNNNGFRRANTSDSSPPDAASN from the exons ATGGAGTTAGTTAGTTTTCTGCTCGTCTTCTTTCCTGTCACACATTCAG tgAAACACTCCCTGGCGTATTTCTTCACTGAATCCTCTGGACTCCAAACCTTCCCAGagtttgtggttgtttcaaAGATGGATGGAGTGCATGTGGGTTACTGTGACAGCAGCAATAAAAGACTCAGACAGGTTTGGGTCAACAAATTACTCAATGATGATTCTGAAGACTTCAGTTGGTACAGTCAGGACTGTGCCGTTTACCAGCAGGTATTCAAAGGCGAAACGGACAGTTTGAAACAGCGTGTAAACCAAACTGGAG gTCATCACATTTTCCAGTGGATACTTGGCTGTGAATGGGATGAAGAGACTGGAGAGGTCAGTGGTTATAGACAACACAGTTGTGATGGAGAAGACTACATAGAATTTGACctgaagacagagacatggaTCATTTTAACACCACAAGCTGTCGTCACTAAAACAGAGTGGGACAGAAATCAAGCTGGCCACGGTTTATGGAAACACTTCCTCACCAGTGTGTGTCCTGAGTGGCTGAAGAAGTTTGTGAACTATGGGAGGAGCTCTCTGTTGAGAACAG atcgtccctcagtgtctctcctccagaagactccctcctctccagtcagctgccacgctacaggtttctaccctgacagagccatgatgttctggaggaaagatggagaggagcttGATGAGGACGTGGACCGAGGAGAGATCCTCCCCAACCATGATGGAACCTTCCAGATGAGAGCTGAcctgaacatttcatcagtctcacctgaagactggaggaggtacgactgtgtgtttcagctctctggTGTGAAGGAGGACATCATCACCAAACTGGACAAAGCAGAGATCAGGACCAACAGGG TTCCTCCCTcagagtttcctgctgctgctgtcattggaGTTGTTGTAggactgctgctcctgctgctctgcatctcTGGACT CATCTGGAGAAGGAACAATAATG GCTTCAGACGTGCAAACA ctTCAGACTCTTCACCTCCAGATGCAGCCTCTAACtga
- the LOC108901528 gene encoding major histocompatibility complex class I-related gene protein isoform X1 has translation MEKFLLLLIFCHVSSSVKHSLKYFFTTASGIPDFPDFMAAVHVDDTLIGYCDSNSKTVEIKQDWVKTYLDNNTKVLEWHTRECSRESRPKTFKVWISSVMQHLNQSEGVHILQRINGCEWDEETEEVTGFMLFGYDGEDFISLDLKTLTWIALKPEADIIKQRWDAEEARNEHHENFLTVNCPELLKTSLAYKKSFQLRTALPSVSLLQKTPSSPVSCHATGFYPDRAMMFWRKDGEELHEDVDRGEILPNHDGTFQMRADLNISSVSPEDWRRYDCVFQLSGATRDIITKLDQAEIRTNWVKPTNTTVLIIVAVVVVALVLIAVTGFVIYRKRKDKHPPSSPENSTELSAKLDPELRLSDTLSESPHINQTPYD, from the exons ATGGAAAAATTCCTTTTGTTGCTTATTTTCTGTCACGTTTCATCATCTG TCAAACACTCCCTGAAGTATTTCTTCACTACAGCTTCTGGAATCCCAGATTTCCCAGACTTTATGGCTGCTGTACATGTTGATGACACTCTGATAGGTTACTGCGACAGCAACTCaaagacagtggaaataaaacagGACTGGGTGAAAACCTATTTAGATAATAACACTAAAGTCCTGGAATGGCACACTAGAGAGTGTTCGAGAGAGAGTCGGCCTAAAACCTTCAAAGTTTGGATTTCTAGTGTGATGCAGCATCTGAACCAAAGTGAAG gtgtTCACATTTTACAGAGGATAAATGGCTGTGAATGGGATGAAGAGACTGAAGAGGTCACTGGTTTCATGCTGTTTGGTTATGATGGAGAAGACTTCATATCACTGGACCTGAAGACACTGACATGGATCGCTCTGAAACCAGAGGCTGACATCATCAAACAGAGATGGGATGCTGAAGAAGCAAGAAATGAACACCATGAGAACTTCTTAACTGTGAACTGCCCTGAGTTACTGAAGACATCTTTGGCTTATAAGAAGAGCTTTCAGCTGAGAACAG cccttccctcagtgtctctcctccagaagactccctcctctccagtcagctgccacgctacaggtttctaccctgacagagccatgatgttctggaggaaagatggagaggagcttcATGAGGACGTGGACCGAGGAGAGATCCTCCCCAACCATGATGGAACCTTCCAGATGAGAGCTGAcctgaacatttcatcagtctcacctgaagactggaggaggtacgactgtgtgtttcagctctctggTGCAACAAGGGACATCATCACTAAACTGGACCAAGCAGAGATCAGGACCAACTGGG TGAAGCCCACCAACACGACCGTCCTCATTattgttgctgtggttgttgttgctctCGTCCTCATCGCTGTCACTGGATTTGTGatttacagaaagagaaaag ACAAACACCCTCCATCTT CTCCTGAAAACAGCACTGAGCTCTCTGCCAAACTGGATCCAGAACTGAGACTGTCAGACACCCTCAGTGAGTCACCTCATATAAACCAGACCCCATATGACTGA
- the LOC108901566 gene encoding major histocompatibility complex class I-related gene protein isoform X6 has product MELVFLLVFFPVTHSVKHSLTFFITESSGLQTFPEFVVFSEMDGVHLSYCDSNKKKPDLRQVWVKKLVEDDPESFIWFTQGCAVYQRRLKFESDSLKQHVNQTGGQHIFQWMLGCEWDEETGEVDGYRNSSCDGEDFITFDLKTETWIILTPQALITKTEWDRNQMYNRLLKDYLTITCPDWLKKVVNYGRSSLQKTELPSVSLLQKTPSSPVSCHATGFYPDRAMMFWRKDGEELHEDVDRGEILPNHDGTFQMRADLNISSVSPEDWRRYDCVFQLSGVKEDIITKLDQAEIRTNWGKTGLRSDGD; this is encoded by the exons ATGGAGTTAGTTTTTCTGCTCGTCTTCTTTCCTGTCACACATTCAG tgaaACACTCCctgacatttttcatcactgaATCCTCTGGACTCCAAACCTTCCCAGAGTTTGTGGTTTTCTCAGAGATGGATGGAGTGCATCTGTCTTACTGTGACAGTAACAAAAAGAAACCTGACCTCAGACAGGTCTGGGTCAAAAAATTAGTAGAAGATGATCCTGAATCCTTTATATGGTTCACTCAGGGCTGTGCTGTTTACCAGCGGAGGCTGAAATTCGAAAGTGACAGTTTGAAGCAGCATGTAAACCAAACTGGAG GTCAACACATTTTCCAGTGGATGCTTGGCTGTGAATGGGATGAAGAGACTGGAGAGGTTGATGGTTatagaaacagcagctgtgatggAGAAGACTTCATAACATTTGACctgaagacagagacatggaTCATTTTAACACCACAAGCTCTCATCACTAAAACAGAGTGGGACAGAAATCAAATGTACAACAGATTATTGAAGGATTATCTCACCATAACCTGCCCAGACTGGCTGAAGAAGGTGGTGAACTATGGGAGGAGCTCTCTGCAGAAAACAG AGcttccctcagtgtctctcctccagaagactccctcctctccagtcagctgccacgctacaggtttctaccctgacagagccatgatgttctggaggaaagatggagaggagcttcATGAGGACGTGGACCGAGGAGAGATCCTCCCCAACCATGATGGAACCTTCCAGATGAGAGCTGAcctgaacatttcatcagtctcacctgaagactggaggaggtacgactgtgtgtttcagctctctggAGTGAAGGAGGACATCATCACCAAACTGGACCAAGCAGAGATCAGGACCAACTGGGGGAAAACTGGACTCAGATCAGATGGTGATTGA
- the LOC108901538 gene encoding major histocompatibility complex class I-related gene protein isoform X2: MKTLLLLLLLCHVSSPVKHSLKFFIAASSGIPNVPEVMASALVDDVHAGYCDTNTQIADVKLDWVKNYFDKNPEDREWFVAECFVNLPRFFKVTISLLMQVLNQREGVHILQMTEGCEWDEETGEVNGILQYGYNGEDFISLDLKTLTWIALKPEAVAIKLAWDSEEATIKRYANFLTQLCPDWLKNSIDYRNTSLLRTDPPSVSLLQKTPSSPVSCHATGFYPDRAMMFWTKDGEELHEDVDQGEILPNHDGTFQMSVDLNISSVSPEDWRRYDCVFQLSGVKEDIITKLDKAEIRTNRVPPSEFPAAAVIGVVVGLLLLLLCISGLFIWRRNNNGFRPANTSDSSRCSL; encoded by the exons atgaaaacattattattgttgcttCTTCTCTGTCACGTTTCATCACCAG TCAAACACTCCCTGAAGTTTTTCATCGCTGCATCTTCTGGAATCCCAAACGTCCCAGAGGTAATGGCCTCTGCTCTGGTCGATGATGTTCATGCGGGTTACTGCGACACCAACACACAGATAGCAGACGTAAAACTGGACTGGGTgaaaaactattttgataagAACCCCGAGGACCGGGAGTGGTTCGTTGCAGAGTGTTTTGTGAATCTGCCTAGATTCTTCAAAGTCACGATTTCTTTGTTGATGCAGGTCCTCAACCAGAGAGAAG gtgttcacattttacaaatgaCAGAGGGCTGTGAATGGGATGAAGAGACTGGAGAGGTTAATGGTATTCTGCAGTATGGTTATAATGGAGAAGATTTCATATCACTGGACCTGAAGACACTGACATGGATCGCTCTGAAACCAGAGGCTGTCGCCATCAAACTGGCATGGGATTCCGAAGAAGCAACAATAAAAAGATATGCAAATTTCTTGACTCAGCTTTGTCCTGACTGGCTGAAGAACAGTATCGACTATAGGAATACCTCTCTGCTGAGAACAG atcctccctcagtgtctctcctccagaagactccctcctctccagtcagctgccacgctacaggtttctaccctgacagagccatgatgttctggacgaaagatggagaggagcttcATGAGGACGTGGACCAAGGAGAGATCCTCCCCAACCATGATGGAACCTTCCAGATGAGTGTTGAcctgaacatttcatcagtctcacctgaagactggaggaggtacgactgtgtgtttcagctctctggTGTGAAGGAGGACATCATCACCAAACTGGACAAAGCAGAGATCAGGACCAACAGGG TTCCTCCCTcagagtttcctgctgctgctgtcattggaGTTGTTGTAggactgctgctcctgctgctctgcatctcTGGACTCTTCATCTGGAGAAGGAACAATAATG GCTTCAGACCTGCAAACA
- the LOC108901566 gene encoding major histocompatibility complex class I-related gene protein isoform X3, with product MKILLLLLLLCHVSSPVKHSATFFITASSGIPNVPEFMATGQVDGVHGGYCDINAKRIELKLDWANNFFDKNPDVLERLTAECSDFLPKLFKVTISGLTLVLNQREGVHILQMITGCEWDEETGEDNGILLFAYNGEDFLSLDLKTLTWVALKPEAVIIKLAWDADKPAIKYYENLLTQLCPEWLKKSMEYGRSSLLRTERPSVSLLQKTPSSPVSCHATGFYPDRAMMFWRKDGEELDEDVDRGEILPNHDGTFQMRADLNISSVSPEDWRRYDCVFQLSGVKEDIITKLDKAGIRTNLVPPSEFPAAAVIGVVVGLLLLLLCISGLFIWRRNNNGFRPANTSDSSPPDAFLSQ from the exons atgaaaatattattattgttgcttCTTCTCTGTCACGTTTCATCACCAG TCAAACACTCCGCGACGTTTTTCATCACTGCATCTTCTGGAATCCCAAACGTCCCAGAGTTTATGGCCACTGGTCAGGTCGATGGCGTTCATGGGGGTTACTGCGACATCAACGCAAAGAGAATAGAACTAAAACTGGACTGGGCGAACAACTTTTTTGATAAAAACCCCGATGTCCTGGAGCGGCTCACTGCAGAGTGTTCGGACTTTCTGCCTAAGTTATTCAAAGTCACGATTTCTGGTTTGACGCTCGTCCTCAACCAGAGAGAAG gtgttcacattttacagatgaTAACTGGATGTGAGTGGGATGAAGAGACTGGAGAGGATAATGGTATTTTGCTGTTTGCTTATAATGGAGAAGACTTCCTGTCACTGGACCTGAAGACACTGACATGGGTCGCTCTGAAACCAGAGGCTGTCATCATCAAACTGGCATGGGATGCTGACAAACCAGCAATAAAATATTATGAGAATCTTTTAACTCAGCTTTGTCCTGAGTGGCTGAAGAAGAGTATGGAATATGGGCGGAGCTCTCTGCTGAGAACAG aGCGTCcttcagtgtctctcctccagaagactccctcctctccagtcagctgccacgctacaggtttctaccctgacagagccatgatgttctggaggaaagatggagaggagcttGATGAGGACGTGGACCGAGGAGAGATCCTCCCCAACCATGATGGAACCTTCCAGATGAGAGCTGAcctgaacatttcatcagtctcacctgaagactggaggaggtacgactgtgtgtttcagctctctggAGTGAAGGAGGACATCATCACCAAATTGGACAAAGCAGGGATCAGGACCAACTTGG TTCCTCCCTcagagtttcctgctgctgctgtcattggaGTTGTTGTAggactgctgctcctgctgctctgcatctcTGGACTCTTCATCTGGAGAAGGAACAATAATG GCTTCAGACCTGCAAACA
- the LOC108901538 gene encoding major histocompatibility complex class I-related gene protein isoform X1: MKTLLLLLLLCHVSSPVKHSLKFFIAASSGIPNVPEVMASALVDDVHAGYCDTNTQIADVKLDWVKNYFDKNPEDREWFVAECFVNLPRFFKVTISLLMQVLNQREGVHILQMTEGCEWDEETGEVNGILQYGYNGEDFISLDLKTLTWIALKPEAVAIKLAWDSEEATIKRYANFLTQLCPDWLKNSIDYRNTSLLRTDPPSVSLLQKTPSSPVSCHATGFYPDRAMMFWTKDGEELHEDVDQGEILPNHDGTFQMSVDLNISSVSPEDWRRYDCVFQLSGVKEDIITKLDKAEIRTNRVPPSEFPAAAVIGVVVGLLLLLLCISGLFIWRRNNNGFRPANTSDSSPPDAASN; encoded by the exons atgaaaacattattattgttgcttCTTCTCTGTCACGTTTCATCACCAG TCAAACACTCCCTGAAGTTTTTCATCGCTGCATCTTCTGGAATCCCAAACGTCCCAGAGGTAATGGCCTCTGCTCTGGTCGATGATGTTCATGCGGGTTACTGCGACACCAACACACAGATAGCAGACGTAAAACTGGACTGGGTgaaaaactattttgataagAACCCCGAGGACCGGGAGTGGTTCGTTGCAGAGTGTTTTGTGAATCTGCCTAGATTCTTCAAAGTCACGATTTCTTTGTTGATGCAGGTCCTCAACCAGAGAGAAG gtgttcacattttacaaatgaCAGAGGGCTGTGAATGGGATGAAGAGACTGGAGAGGTTAATGGTATTCTGCAGTATGGTTATAATGGAGAAGATTTCATATCACTGGACCTGAAGACACTGACATGGATCGCTCTGAAACCAGAGGCTGTCGCCATCAAACTGGCATGGGATTCCGAAGAAGCAACAATAAAAAGATATGCAAATTTCTTGACTCAGCTTTGTCCTGACTGGCTGAAGAACAGTATCGACTATAGGAATACCTCTCTGCTGAGAACAG atcctccctcagtgtctctcctccagaagactccctcctctccagtcagctgccacgctacaggtttctaccctgacagagccatgatgttctggacgaaagatggagaggagcttcATGAGGACGTGGACCAAGGAGAGATCCTCCCCAACCATGATGGAACCTTCCAGATGAGTGTTGAcctgaacatttcatcagtctcacctgaagactggaggaggtacgactgtgtgtttcagctctctggTGTGAAGGAGGACATCATCACCAAACTGGACAAAGCAGAGATCAGGACCAACAGGG TTCCTCCCTcagagtttcctgctgctgctgtcattggaGTTGTTGTAggactgctgctcctgctgctctgcatctcTGGACTCTTCATCTGGAGAAGGAACAATAATG GCTTCAGACCTGCAAACA ctTCAGACTCTTCACCTCCAGATGCAGCCTCTAACtga
- the LOC108901528 gene encoding major histocompatibility complex class I-related gene protein isoform X2 produces the protein MEKFLLLLIFCHVSSSVKHSLKYFFTTASGIPDFPDFMAAVHVDDTLIGYCDSNSKTVEIKQDWVKTYLDNNTKVLEWHTRECSRESRPKTFKVWISSVMQHLNQSEGVHILQRINGCEWDEETEEVTGFMLFGYDGEDFISLDLKTLTWIALKPEADIIKQRWDAEEARNEHHENFLTVNCPELLKTSLAYKKSFQLRTALPSVSLLQKTPSSPVSCHATGFYPDRAMMFWRKDGEELHEDVDRGEILPNHDGTFQMRADLNISSVSPEDWRRYDCVFQLSGATRDIITKLDQAEIRTNWVKPTNTTVLIIVAVVVVALVLIAVTGFVIYRKRKAPENSTELSAKLDPELRLSDTLSESPHINQTPYD, from the exons ATGGAAAAATTCCTTTTGTTGCTTATTTTCTGTCACGTTTCATCATCTG TCAAACACTCCCTGAAGTATTTCTTCACTACAGCTTCTGGAATCCCAGATTTCCCAGACTTTATGGCTGCTGTACATGTTGATGACACTCTGATAGGTTACTGCGACAGCAACTCaaagacagtggaaataaaacagGACTGGGTGAAAACCTATTTAGATAATAACACTAAAGTCCTGGAATGGCACACTAGAGAGTGTTCGAGAGAGAGTCGGCCTAAAACCTTCAAAGTTTGGATTTCTAGTGTGATGCAGCATCTGAACCAAAGTGAAG gtgtTCACATTTTACAGAGGATAAATGGCTGTGAATGGGATGAAGAGACTGAAGAGGTCACTGGTTTCATGCTGTTTGGTTATGATGGAGAAGACTTCATATCACTGGACCTGAAGACACTGACATGGATCGCTCTGAAACCAGAGGCTGACATCATCAAACAGAGATGGGATGCTGAAGAAGCAAGAAATGAACACCATGAGAACTTCTTAACTGTGAACTGCCCTGAGTTACTGAAGACATCTTTGGCTTATAAGAAGAGCTTTCAGCTGAGAACAG cccttccctcagtgtctctcctccagaagactccctcctctccagtcagctgccacgctacaggtttctaccctgacagagccatgatgttctggaggaaagatggagaggagcttcATGAGGACGTGGACCGAGGAGAGATCCTCCCCAACCATGATGGAACCTTCCAGATGAGAGCTGAcctgaacatttcatcagtctcacctgaagactggaggaggtacgactgtgtgtttcagctctctggTGCAACAAGGGACATCATCACTAAACTGGACCAAGCAGAGATCAGGACCAACTGGG TGAAGCCCACCAACACGACCGTCCTCATTattgttgctgtggttgttgttgctctCGTCCTCATCGCTGTCACTGGATTTGTGatttacagaaagagaaaag CTCCTGAAAACAGCACTGAGCTCTCTGCCAAACTGGATCCAGAACTGAGACTGTCAGACACCCTCAGTGAGTCACCTCATATAAACCAGACCCCATATGACTGA
- the LOC108901538 gene encoding major histocompatibility complex class I-related gene protein isoform X3, translating into MKTLLLLLLLCHVSSPVKHSLKFFIAASSGIPNVPEVMASALVDDVHAGYCDTNTQIADVKLDWVKNYFDKNPEDREWFVAECFVNLPRFFKVTISLLMQVLNQREGVHILQMTEGCEWDEETGEVNGILQYGYNGEDFISLDLKTLTWIALKPEAVAIKLAWDSEEATIKRYANFLTQLCPDWLKNSIDYRNTSLLRTDPPSVSLLQKTPSSPVSCHATGFYPDRAMMFWTKDGEELHEDVDQGEILPNHDGTFQMSVDLNISSVSPEDWRRYDCVFQLSGVKEDIITKLDKAEIRTNRVPPSEFPAAAVIGVVVGLLLLLLCISGLFIWRRNNNEP; encoded by the exons atgaaaacattattattgttgcttCTTCTCTGTCACGTTTCATCACCAG TCAAACACTCCCTGAAGTTTTTCATCGCTGCATCTTCTGGAATCCCAAACGTCCCAGAGGTAATGGCCTCTGCTCTGGTCGATGATGTTCATGCGGGTTACTGCGACACCAACACACAGATAGCAGACGTAAAACTGGACTGGGTgaaaaactattttgataagAACCCCGAGGACCGGGAGTGGTTCGTTGCAGAGTGTTTTGTGAATCTGCCTAGATTCTTCAAAGTCACGATTTCTTTGTTGATGCAGGTCCTCAACCAGAGAGAAG gtgttcacattttacaaatgaCAGAGGGCTGTGAATGGGATGAAGAGACTGGAGAGGTTAATGGTATTCTGCAGTATGGTTATAATGGAGAAGATTTCATATCACTGGACCTGAAGACACTGACATGGATCGCTCTGAAACCAGAGGCTGTCGCCATCAAACTGGCATGGGATTCCGAAGAAGCAACAATAAAAAGATATGCAAATTTCTTGACTCAGCTTTGTCCTGACTGGCTGAAGAACAGTATCGACTATAGGAATACCTCTCTGCTGAGAACAG atcctccctcagtgtctctcctccagaagactccctcctctccagtcagctgccacgctacaggtttctaccctgacagagccatgatgttctggacgaaagatggagaggagcttcATGAGGACGTGGACCAAGGAGAGATCCTCCCCAACCATGATGGAACCTTCCAGATGAGTGTTGAcctgaacatttcatcagtctcacctgaagactggaggaggtacgactgtgtgtttcagctctctggTGTGAAGGAGGACATCATCACCAAACTGGACAAAGCAGAGATCAGGACCAACAGGG TTCCTCCCTcagagtttcctgctgctgctgtcattggaGTTGTTGTAggactgctgctcctgctgctctgcatctcTGGACTCTTCATCTGGAGAAGGAACAATAATG aacCTTAA